From one Acidobacteriota bacterium genomic stretch:
- a CDS encoding ROK family transcriptional regulator: MARRINLTSINVARSNTIRDINRQIILNYIRENGSVSRADIAAITELQRSTVSLIVDELLKADLIEETEGESSGGRPPQLLSLKTFKPVAIGIDLGRKITTIGTSDLSGRLLETRAFPTDLDEDRMIERIIENTKYFIQQGGGAIEAIGIAVPGLVESWHGSVINVPHLEWHYPTIAERIREATGLPVLVENDTNAAALAELWLGRPEISNVRDFAVVLIHRGIGTGIVIDGQIYRGRGGVAGEFGHMTIGSNAPVACAAGRYECWEAFASERSALARYEKLQGCVNGDAKIIFEQLVGLALAGNENAVKALKETAHYIGVGISNLVQGLSPEVTIVIGTIVRAWSLISDDIQRGAEGGMCQGYPSVNIIPSTLGTYPTLMGAISLVLANKFGSFHIN, from the coding sequence ATGGCAAGACGAATTAACTTAACCAGCATTAATGTCGCCAGGTCGAATACGATACGCGACATCAATCGTCAGATCATCCTCAACTACATTCGCGAGAACGGTTCGGTCTCGCGAGCGGATATCGCCGCGATCACCGAGTTGCAGCGGTCAACCGTCTCTCTGATTGTCGATGAACTCCTCAAAGCCGACTTGATCGAAGAAACCGAAGGCGAGTCTTCGGGAGGGCGGCCGCCGCAACTTCTCTCGTTGAAAACGTTCAAGCCGGTCGCGATCGGCATCGACCTCGGCCGTAAGATCACGACGATCGGCACCAGCGATCTCAGCGGCCGCCTACTTGAGACGCGCGCGTTTCCGACCGATCTCGATGAAGACCGGATGATCGAACGCATCATCGAGAACACCAAGTATTTCATTCAACAGGGCGGCGGCGCGATCGAGGCGATCGGCATCGCCGTCCCGGGACTCGTCGAATCCTGGCACGGCAGCGTCATTAACGTTCCGCATCTTGAATGGCATTATCCGACGATTGCCGAACGTATCCGCGAAGCCACCGGTTTGCCCGTCTTGGTCGAGAACGACACGAACGCCGCGGCGCTTGCGGAACTTTGGCTCGGACGTCCCGAGATCAGCAACGTGCGCGATTTTGCGGTGGTTTTGATCCATCGCGGTATCGGTACCGGAATCGTCATCGATGGCCAGATCTATCGCGGCCGAGGCGGCGTCGCCGGCGAGTTCGGGCATATGACGATCGGCAGCAACGCGCCCGTCGCGTGCGCCGCGGGTCGTTACGAATGCTGGGAGGCATTCGCGTCGGAACGTTCGGCGCTTGCACGATACGAGAAACTGCAGGGATGCGTCAACGGCGACGCCAAGATCATCTTCGAGCAGCTTGTCGGCCTGGCGCTGGCCGGAAACGAGAACGCGGTCAAGGCTTTGAAGGAAACGGCGCACTATATCGGCGTCGGAATCTCGAATCTCGTTCAGGGATTGTCGCCCGAAGTGACGATCGTCATCGGCACGATCGTCAGGGCCTGGTCGCTTATCTCCGACGATATCCAGAGAGGAGCCGAGGGCGGAATGTGCCAGGGATACCCGTCGGTCAACATCATCCCTTCGACGCTCGGCACCTACCCAACCCTGATGGGCGCGATCAGCCTGGTCCTCGCCAACAAATTCGGATCGTTTCACATCAACTAA
- a CDS encoding cytochrome c, with the protein MKFAKLLFVTVAFAILVAACGNTANNSTTSTTNTAKNTAPSASPTAAVPTPDELAAAKKIFSEKCVGCHKENGTGGEKDVDGVKIKVPDLTSEKMKNEPDNDFIDIINNGDKEEGMPAFKGKISEQEIKDLVKLIRKEIQKK; encoded by the coding sequence ATGAAATTTGCGAAACTTCTGTTTGTAACCGTGGCGTTTGCGATTCTTGTTGCCGCGTGCGGCAACACGGCGAACAACTCGACGACTTCGACGACCAACACGGCGAAGAACACCGCCCCCAGCGCATCCCCGACCGCGGCGGTGCCGACCCCGGATGAACTCGCCGCCGCCAAAAAGATCTTTTCCGAAAAGTGCGTCGGATGTCATAAAGAAAACGGCACCGGCGGCGAAAAAGACGTCGACGGCGTTAAGATCAAGGTCCCCGATCTGACGTCCGAGAAGATGAAGAACGAGCCCGACAACGATTTTATCGACATCATCAACAACGGCGACAAGGAAGAAGGAATGCCGGCCTTCAAAGGCAAGATATCAGAACAGGAGATCAAGGATCTCGTCAAGCTGATCCGCAAAGAGATCCAGAAGAAATAG
- a CDS encoding gluconolaconase: MNKAGEIISISPKCAIPNGEIVIDCADFQIDEAGDRAVYFDDIAGRILAASSRRLIVSVPEGLTSTDVSVRLESGGDRSAPVSMTVGTKLVDEMHIVANPAVDPKDDALIVTRSGSRGQQLPVTLFRLDSDGFISDMAADVLNPTSVAFDAKGDMFVTNRADGEVCRVVRDEEIVTFSTGLGTATGLAFDQAGTMYVGDRAGTIYRVSDFGNPEVFATLESSVAAYHMAFGIDGRLYVTAPGLSSFDAVYAVESSGFETKYFRGLGRPQGLAFDEHGDLYVAACLGGRRGIVKITEAGESAEVFVAGNNVVGLCFTRKGEMLVATNLAVYRLPVGIRGTLLKAEK, translated from the coding sequence ATGAACAAAGCTGGGGAAATAATCTCAATTAGTCCGAAGTGCGCGATCCCGAATGGCGAAATCGTCATCGACTGCGCTGATTTTCAAATCGACGAGGCCGGCGACCGCGCCGTCTATTTCGACGATATTGCCGGGAGAATTCTGGCGGCATCGTCGCGCCGTTTGATCGTCTCCGTACCCGAGGGGCTGACGTCGACGGACGTTTCCGTCCGCCTCGAGTCAGGCGGCGACCGGAGCGCCCCGGTTTCGATGACTGTCGGGACGAAACTGGTTGACGAGATGCATATCGTCGCCAATCCGGCGGTCGACCCGAAGGACGACGCGTTGATCGTGACACGGTCGGGTTCACGAGGGCAGCAACTTCCGGTGACGTTGTTCAGGCTCGATTCCGACGGGTTCATATCCGATATGGCCGCCGACGTTTTGAACCCGACGTCCGTCGCGTTTGACGCCAAAGGAGATATGTTCGTCACGAACCGCGCCGATGGGGAAGTCTGCCGTGTGGTTCGCGATGAAGAGATCGTCACGTTTTCGACCGGACTTGGAACCGCAACCGGACTCGCGTTCGATCAGGCCGGAACGATGTACGTCGGCGACCGCGCCGGAACCATCTATCGCGTCTCCGATTTCGGAAATCCGGAGGTCTTCGCGACGCTCGAATCATCCGTCGCGGCATATCATATGGCTTTCGGAATCGACGGGCGGCTATATGTCACGGCACCGGGCCTGTCGAGTTTCGACGCGGTTTACGCGGTCGAGTCAAGCGGTTTCGAAACCAAGTATTTCCGGGGACTCGGACGTCCGCAAGGCCTGGCCTTCGATGAGCACGGCGATCTCTACGTCGCGGCGTGCCTCGGCGGTAGGCGCGGGATCGTCAAGATCACCGAAGCCGGCGAATCCGCAGAGGTCTTTGTTGCCGGCAACAACGTCGTCGGACTTTGCTTTACAAGGAAAGGCGAAATGCTGGTCGCTACAAATCTAGCGGTTTACAGACTGCCGGTCGGCATTAGGGGAACGCTTTTGAAAGCGGAAAAGTGA
- a CDS encoding M48 family metalloprotease, with product MQTTLTRKLGAFFLLIAFLMSATAFVPLTVNAQTTDDKTSKDGKKEKKPTPTPQTDGKKPLSTNENPEMIGKRNINGGGDKFWGWLGGSQEKEVQIGRQLALEVEQSAKMIEDDMVTEYVNRVGQNIVLHSDAKIPFTIKVIDSDEVNAFALPGGFFFVNKGLILAADNESELAGVMAHEIAHVAARHAMENAGKGQFIGYGILAGIIFTGGIAGSILQNTAGIAQALAFFKFSRGAEEEADKLGVQYLYAAGYDPQAMASMFEKLASQNRKKQNALSKLFSTHPQSVERRDASLLLLGRFPEKEEYIISTSEFQRVKAHLMRLSNIKAGVNVDVDDTEVNKPTLKRRQPDQDSPSTTTPGDNPDKQEGPPQLKKRTEPTPIPTPTPDQ from the coding sequence ATGCAAACAACATTGACCCGGAAGCTTGGAGCGTTTTTTCTGCTGATCGCGTTCTTGATGAGCGCGACCGCGTTTGTGCCGTTGACGGTCAACGCCCAAACCACGGATGACAAAACGTCCAAGGACGGCAAGAAAGAAAAGAAGCCGACGCCGACGCCGCAGACCGACGGGAAAAAGCCGCTCTCGACGAACGAGAATCCGGAAATGATCGGAAAACGCAATATCAACGGCGGCGGGGACAAGTTTTGGGGTTGGCTCGGCGGATCGCAGGAAAAGGAAGTGCAGATCGGACGGCAGCTCGCGCTTGAAGTCGAACAATCCGCGAAGATGATCGAAGACGACATGGTGACCGAATACGTCAATCGCGTCGGGCAAAACATCGTCCTTCATTCGGATGCGAAGATCCCGTTCACGATCAAGGTCATCGACAGCGACGAAGTCAACGCGTTCGCGCTTCCCGGCGGGTTCTTTTTCGTCAACAAGGGTTTGATCCTCGCGGCGGACAATGAATCGGAATTAGCCGGCGTGATGGCGCACGAGATCGCGCATGTCGCCGCGCGTCACGCGATGGAGAACGCCGGCAAAGGCCAATTCATCGGCTACGGAATCCTCGCCGGCATCATCTTTACGGGCGGCATCGCCGGTTCGATCCTTCAGAACACGGCCGGAATCGCGCAGGCGCTCGCGTTCTTCAAATTCAGTCGCGGGGCGGAAGAAGAGGCTGACAAACTCGGCGTCCAGTATCTTTATGCCGCGGGCTATGATCCGCAGGCAATGGCATCGATGTTCGAAAAACTCGCTTCGCAGAACCGCAAAAAGCAGAACGCGCTTTCGAAGCTGTTTTCGACGCACCCGCAGTCGGTCGAGCGGCGTGACGCCAGCCTATTGCTGCTCGGACGGTTCCCGGAAAAAGAAGAATACATAATCAGCACGTCCGAATTTCAGCGCGTCAAGGCCCATCTGATGAGGCTTTCGAACATCAAGGCGGGGGTCAACGTCGATGTTGACGACACCGAGGTCAACAAGCCGACACTTAAACGCCGTCAGCCCGACCAGGACTCGCCGTCGACGACGACGCCCGGCGACAACCCCGACAAACAGGAAGGCCCGCCGCAACTGAAGAAGCGAACCGAACCTACCCCGATCCCGACCCCGACCCCGGATCAGTAA
- a CDS encoding GNAT family N-acetyltransferase has translation MADHPYTVRPFKESDLSEWLRLRRNLWDELSEEDHKSEMLEIYEHSDSQFVVVCEVDDGRLGGFLEASIRPFVEDCETDHVGYLEGWFVEPEHRLSGVGRELVSAAESWARGKGCTEMASDSEVGNDLSLQAHLKLGYEVTSQLVHLRKELD, from the coding sequence ATGGCCGACCACCCCTACACCGTGCGCCCGTTCAAGGAATCGGATCTCTCCGAGTGGCTTCGTCTGCGGCGGAATCTCTGGGACGAATTGTCGGAGGAGGATCACAAGAGCGAAATGCTCGAGATTTACGAGCACTCCGATTCGCAGTTCGTCGTCGTCTGCGAGGTAGATGACGGACGTCTCGGGGGATTTCTCGAAGCGAGCATCAGACCGTTTGTCGAAGACTGCGAAACCGATCATGTCGGGTATCTCGAGGGTTGGTTTGTCGAGCCGGAGCATCGCTTGAGCGGCGTCGGGCGAGAACTTGTCAGCGCCGCCGAAAGCTGGGCGCGCGGGAAGGGTTGCACCGAAATGGCGTCCGATTCCGAGGTCGGCAACGATCTCAGTCTGCAAGCGCATCTGAAACTCGGCTACGAAGTCACTTCCCAACTGGTCCATCTTCGAAAGGAACTCGACTGA
- a CDS encoding GxxExxY protein — translation MDKLLYREEVYAIVGAAIEVHRELGNGFLEPVYQESLQLELASRSIDFDPKRKLELFYKNQLLEKEYIPDFVCDDKIIVEIKALSQLTSIETAQIINYLKATKLRVGLLINFGSKGRLEWQRYVL, via the coding sequence ATGGATAAACTTCTCTATCGCGAAGAGGTATATGCGATCGTCGGCGCCGCGATCGAGGTTCACCGCGAACTTGGAAACGGATTTCTCGAACCTGTTTATCAGGAATCGCTTCAACTCGAACTCGCCTCTCGCTCAATCGATTTTGACCCAAAACGGAAGCTCGAACTGTTTTACAAAAATCAGCTTCTCGAGAAAGAATACATCCCGGACTTTGTCTGCGATGACAAGATCATCGTCGAAATCAAAGCGCTTTCACAACTGACGTCGATTGAGACCGCCCAAATCATCAACTATCTCAAGGCAACAAAACTCCGGGTCGGTCTTTTGATCAACTTCGGCAGCAAGGGACGCCTTGAATGGCAGCGTTATGTTCTGTAA